A genomic window from Pagrus major chromosome 23, Pma_NU_1.0 includes:
- the LOC141019994 gene encoding uncharacterized protein: MKYQWAEDDFDVPPDVTRLGPSVPIDGNRYVMYHGTTRQSAQSILKTGFRQSADGMLGRGVYLSRDLQKASRYPIDHPEFDKVVIKVLVNVGKVKIINHKHHPYQKTWHDHGYDTAWVPPNCGMTKSGLEEDCVWDPNRIKIIDVPPGVGQLGLSAPRDGNRYVMYYGTTKQNAEAILKTGFQQSADGMLGRGVYLSRDLQKAKRYPIQHLESDRAVIKVLVSVGRVIAIGYQGHPYQKTWHDHGYDTAWVPPSCRMLRSSLEEDCVWDPKRIQITKIINARPVQRSSGYGAYGYK; this comes from the exons ATGAAGTACCAGTGGGCTGAAGATGACTTTGACGTGCCCCCTGACGTAACTCGACTGGGCCCCTCTGTGCCAATAGATGGGAACAGGTACGTCATGTACCATGGCACCACCAGGCAGAGTGCTCAATCCATCCTGAAAACAGGTTTTCGCCAGTCTGCAGACGGGATGCTCGGCCGCGGCGTCTACCTCAGCAGAGACCTGCAGAAAGCGAGCCGCTACCCCATTGATCACCCTGAGTTTGACAAGGTTGTCATTAAGGTTCTGGTCAACGTGGGGAAAGTGAAAATCATCAATCACAAACACCACCCTTATCAGAAGACCTGGCATGACCACGGCTACGACACCGCCTGGGTGCCACCCAACTGTGGGATGACGAAGAGCGGTTTGGAGGAGGATTGTGTCTGGGATCCAAACCGAATCAAGATCA TTGATGTGCCCCCTGGTGTCGGTCAACTGGGCCTCTCTGCTCCAAGAGATGGTAATAGGTACGTCATGTACTATGGCACCACCAAGCAGAATGCTGAAGCCATCCTGAAAACAGGTTTTCAGCAGTCTGCAGATGGGATGCTCGGCCGCGGCGTCTACCTCAGCAGAGACCTGCAGAAAGCGAAGCGCTATCCCATTCAGCACCTCGAGTCTGACAGGGCCGTCATTAAGGTTCTGGTCAGCGTGGGGAGAGTGATCGCCATCGGATATCAAGGCCACCCTTATCAGAAGACCTGGCACGACCATGGCTACGACACTGCCTGGGTGCCACCCAGCTGTAGGATGTTGAGGAGCAGTTTGGAGGAGGATTGTGTCTGGGATCCGAAACGAATCCAGATCACTAAAATCATCAACGCACGCCCAGTCCAACGGTCCTCTGGATATGGAGCATATGGCTACAAGTGA